A genomic region of Candidatus Bathyarchaeota archaeon contains the following coding sequences:
- a CDS encoding NAD(P)/FAD-dependent oxidoreductase, producing the protein MKLYDAIVVGAGPAGLLAARKLAENNVEVLMLEKDFELGKKPCAEAISERGLIDAEIPIESSFIINEIFGAKVYPPSEEKFVEISRSSEQSWKGYIIDKPKFLKKLLDVAVSKGAEVKLGNKVIDVKRENKLMKVFVKKNEEIEALKTKIVLGCDGYASLITKKFFNSKKIEYISCFQYTLSKCNIEDEHILRFYLGASIAPLGYLWIFPKGNGIANVGVGVRKGSPKFYLDNFIQKHSSIFKESEILSFGGAPVIISGQLPKITADNLMVCGEAAGQVIPFTGAGIHTSIVAGKIAGMVAAEAIKNNNVNEEALIMYKKRFDEIFGRNIEKSLKAMRVFEKLSDEDLNKLADILSGEDIIDLANGLNIEKVAKKLFSHPILAVKIAKALLT; encoded by the coding sequence ATGAAATTATATGATGCAATTGTTGTTGGGGCAGGTCCAGCTGGACTTTTAGCAGCTAGAAAACTTGCTGAAAATAATGTTGAAGTTTTAATGCTTGAAAAAGATTTTGAGCTTGGAAAAAAACCTTGCGCTGAAGCTATTTCAGAAAGGGGTTTAATAGATGCTGAAATACCTATTGAATCAAGTTTTATTATTAATGAAATTTTTGGCGCTAAAGTTTATCCTCCTAGTGAAGAAAAATTTGTTGAAATATCGAGAAGTAGTGAACAATCCTGGAAAGGCTACATTATTGATAAACCTAAATTCTTGAAGAAACTTTTGGATGTTGCCGTTTCTAAAGGAGCTGAAGTAAAACTTGGAAATAAAGTTATAGATGTGAAAAGAGAAAATAAACTCATGAAAGTTTTTGTTAAGAAAAATGAAGAAATTGAAGCTTTAAAAACTAAAATTGTTTTAGGGTGCGATGGTTACGCATCATTGATAACTAAAAAATTTTTTAATTCAAAAAAAATTGAGTATATTTCATGTTTTCAATATACTTTATCAAAATGTAATATTGAAGATGAACATATATTAAGGTTTTATTTAGGGGCTTCAATAGCTCCTTTAGGTTATTTATGGATTTTCCCTAAAGGCAATGGTATAGCGAACGTCGGTGTAGGAGTAAGAAAAGGCTCACCAAAATTTTATTTAGATAATTTTATTCAAAAACACTCAAGTATTTTTAAGGAGTCTGAAATTTTAAGTTTCGGTGGTGCACCCGTAATTATTAGTGGACAGCTTCCAAAGATAACTGCTGATAATTTAATGGTGTGTGGAGAAGCTGCAGGTCAAGTAATCCCTTTTACTGGAGCTGGAATTCACACAAGTATTGTAGCTGGAAAAATTGCAGGTATGGTAGCAGCTGAAGCTATTAAAAATAATAATGTAAATGAAGAAGCTTTAATCATGTATAAAAAAAGATTTGATGAAATCTTTGGTAGAAATATTGAGAAAAGTTTAAAAGCTATGAGAGTTTTCGAAAAGCTTTCAGATGAAGATTTAAATAAACTTGCTGATATCCTATCTGGGGAAGACATTATTGATTTGGCAAATGGATTAAACATAGAAAAAGTTGCTAAAAAACTCTTTTCTCACCCAATTTTAGCTGTAAAAATAGCTAAAGCTCTATTAACCTAA
- a CDS encoding UbiA family prenyltransferase: MIKIIGLIKLIRPINCLMMGLAVVIGEVIALKGLLILQPAILGFLTAFFLTAGTMALNDYYDLEVDLINEPSRPIPSGLIKPKEALACALICVLIGISASAAINLSSFIIALISLVLMVYYNTKGKKTGLPGNFIVSTCVALPFIYGGYTVNNMNFTLWIFALMAFLANTGREIVKGIADIKGDKIEGIKTLAATIGAYKASITAILFFLIAIILSFIPAILNFTSLIYIPIVAFSDLGFIVSSISLIKNQSIKNAKKVKNRILLFMFIGLIAFIVGSL; this comes from the coding sequence ATGATAAAAATAATAGGATTAATAAAATTAATTAGACCAATTAATTGTTTAATGATGGGTTTAGCGGTGGTAATTGGAGAAGTAATAGCTTTAAAAGGTTTATTAATTTTACAACCAGCTATTCTAGGTTTTTTAACAGCTTTCTTTTTAACTGCTGGAACAATGGCTCTTAATGATTATTATGATTTAGAAGTGGATTTAATAAATGAACCGTCTAGACCTATTCCTTCAGGCTTAATTAAACCTAAAGAAGCTTTAGCTTGCGCATTAATTTGCGTTTTAATAGGTATTTCAGCTTCAGCAGCAATCAATTTATCAAGTTTCATTATAGCTTTAATCTCATTAGTTTTAATGGTTTACTATAATACTAAAGGTAAAAAAACAGGTTTACCAGGTAACTTTATTGTAAGCACTTGCGTAGCTTTACCTTTTATTTACGGTGGTTACACAGTAAACAATATGAATTTTACACTTTGGATTTTTGCTTTAATGGCTTTTTTAGCTAATACAGGTAGAGAAATAGTTAAGGGAATAGCTGATATTAAAGGAGATAAAATTGAAGGTATAAAAACTTTAGCTGCAACTATAGGAGCTTATAAAGCTTCAATTACAGCAATATTGTTTTTTTTAATAGCGATAATTTTAAGTTTTATTCCAGCAATTTTAAATTTTACTTCCTTAATTTATATTCCAATAGTTGCATTTTCAGATTTAGGCTTTATTGTTTCATCAATAAGTTTAATAAAAAACCAATCAATTAAAAACGCTAAAAAAGTAAAAAATAGAATTCTTTTATTTATGTTTATAGGCTTAATAGCTTTTATTGTTGGAAGTTTATAA